Proteins from one Peromyscus eremicus chromosome 8a, PerEre_H2_v1, whole genome shotgun sequence genomic window:
- the Gga3 gene encoding ADP-ribosylation factor-binding protein GGA3 isoform X1 has protein sequence MAEAEGESLESWLNKATNPSNRQEDWEYIIGFCDQINKELEGPQIAVRLLAHKIQSPQEWEAVQALTVLEACMKNCGRRFHNEVGKFRFLNELIKVVSPKYLGDRVSEKVKTKVIELLFSWTLALPEEAKIRDAYHMLKRQGIVQSDPPIPMDRTLIPSPPPRPRNPVFDDEEKSKLLAKLLKSKNPDDLQEANKLIKSMVKEDEARIQKVTKRLHTLEEVNNNVKLLHEMLLHYSQEYSSEADKELMKELFDRCENKRRTLFKLASETEDNDNSLGDILQASDNLSRVISSYKTIIEGQIINGEVTTSTMPDSEGNDHCSNQGTLIDLAELDTPCSSSPVLAPAPAPATSGIPILPPPPQTSGPPRSRSSSQAEAPPGPESMSNALSLLDEELLCLGLTDPAPTASRESAGNSQWHLFQNEPSSDLDFFNPRPVSAACCPSDGSLLPPPVSTSSTSQAPLPAPFPAPVVPASAPAPSTGSFMFSSGPAPASVPKADPTAPECHSSALGDSSSHRLDALDQLLEEAKVTSGLVKPVSCFSPGATSTSPLLPTSTPARPLLPFSTGPGSPLFQSPAFQSQGSPLRGPELSLANVHVPLESIKPSSALPVTAYDKNGFRILFHFAKECPPGRPDVLVVVVSMLNTAPLPVKSIVLQAAVPKSMKVKLQPPSGTELSPFSPIQPPAAITQVMLLANPMKEKVRLRYKLSFALGEQLSIELGEVDQFPPVEQWGNL, from the exons ATAAAGCTACCAATCCTTCTAACCGCCAGGAAGACTGGGAATATATCATTGGCTTCTGTGATCAGATCAACAAGGAGCTTGAAGG GCCCCAGATCGCTGTCCGACTCCTGGCTCACAAGATCCAGTCTCCACAGGAATGGGAGGCAGTGCAGGCCCTCACG GTGCTAGAGGCATGTATGAAGAACTGTGGGAGGAGATTTCATAACGAAGTGGGGAAGTTCCGATTTTTGAATGAATTAATCAAAGTCGTCTCTCCAAAG tacttgggagacagggtgTCTGAGAAGGTGAAGACCAAGGTCATCGAGCTGCTCTTTAGCTGGACGCTGGCCTTGCCGGAGGAAGCCAAGATCAGAGATGCCTACCATATGTTGAAGAGACAAG GCATAGTGCAGTCGGACCCCCCCATCCCCATGGACAGAACGCTcatcccctctcccccacctcgTCCCAGAAACCCTGTTTTTGATGATGAGGAGAAGTCCAAG CTTTTAGCCAAGCTGCTGAAAAGCAAGAACCCAGATGATCTGCAGGAAGCTAACAAACTCATCAAGTCCATGGTGAAGGAA GATGAGGCTCGGATCCAGAAGGTGACCAAGCGCCTGCACACGTTGGAGGAAGTTAACAACAATGTCAAGCTGCTCCATGAGATGCTGCTTCACTATAGCCAAGAGTACTCGTCGGAGGCTGACAAAGAGCTCATGAAG GAGCTGTTTGATCGTTGTGAGAACAAGAGACGGACGTTATTTAAATTAGCCAGTGAGACAGAAGACAATGACAACAGTTTGG GGGACATCCTGCAGGCCAGTGACAACCTCTCCAGGGTCATCAGCTCTTACAAAACCATTATTGAAGGGCAGATCATCAATGGTGAGGTGACCACCTCAACCATGCCTGACTCTGAAG GAAATGACCACTGCAGTAACCAAGGCACCCTCATCGACCTTGCTGAATTGGACACCCCCTGCAGCTCATCCCCAGTGTTGGCCCCAGCACCTGCCCCAGCCACTTCAGGCATCCCtatcctccctccacccccccagACCTCTGGGCCTCCACGAAGCCGGTCATCCAGCCAGGCTGAGGCTCCCCCAGGGCCTGAGAGCATGAGCAATGCCCTCTCCTTGCTGGATGAGGAGCTGCTCTGCTTGG GCCTTACTGACCCAGCCCCCACTGCTTCCAGAGAGTCAGCTGGAAATAGTCAGTGGCACCTGTTTCAG AACGAACCATCATCAGACCTGGACTTCTTCAACCCCAGGCCAGTGTCTGCAGCCTGCTGCCcctcagatggatctctgctccctcccccagtGTCTACCTCAAGTACGTCCCAAGCTCCACTGCCTGCTCCCTTCCCAGCTCCTGTGGTCCCAGCCAGTGCACCAGCCCCCAGCACTGGTTCCTTCATGTTCTCTTCTGGACCTGCCCCAGCCTCGGTTCCAAAGGCTGATCCCACAGCCCCAGAGTGCCACAGCTCAGCACTGGGTGACAGCAGCTCGCACCGCCTAGATGCCCTTGATCAGCTTCTGGAAGAGGCCAAAGT gACCTCAGGCTTGGTGAAACCTGTTTCTTGTTTCTCCCCTGGGGCCACCTCTACCTCCCCGCTGCTTCCCACCTCTACCCCAGCCAGGCCTCTCCTGCCCTTCTCCACGGGACCTGGAAGCCCTCTCTTCCAATCACCAGCCTTCCAGTCCCAAGGCAGTCCTCTGAGGGGCCCAGAGCTCTCCCTGGCCAATGTCCATGTGCCCTTGGAATCAATCAAGCCTA GCAGTGCCCTTCCGGTGACAGCCTATGATAAAAACGGCTTCCGCATCCTTTTCCACTTTGCTAAGGAGTGTCCCCCAGGACGGCCCGATgtgctggtggtggtagtgtCCATGCTGAATACAGCTCCCTTGCCAGTCAAGAGCATTGTGCTGCAGGCCGCAGTGCCCAAG TCAATGAAAGTGAAGTTGCAGCCACCCTCTGGAACAGAACTTTCTCCATTTAGTCCCATCCAGCCACCTGCAGCCATTACCCAGGTCATGCTACTGGCCAATCCAATGAAG GAGAAGGTGCGTCTTCGGTATAAGCTGAGCTTTGCTCTAGGGGAGCAGCTGAGCATAGAACTGGGTGAAGTGGAccagtttcctcctgtggagcagtGGGGGAACCTATGA
- the Gga3 gene encoding ADP-ribosylation factor-binding protein GGA3 isoform X3, giving the protein MAEAEGESLESWLNKATNPSNRQEDWEYIIGFCDQINKELEGPQIAVRLLAHKIQSPQEWEAVQALTVLEACMKNCGRRFHNEVGKFRFLNELIKVVSPKYLGDRVSEKVKTKVIELLFSWTLALPEEAKIRDAYHMLKRQGIVQSDPPIPMDRTLIPSPPPRPRNPVFDDEEKSKLLAKLLKSKNPDDLQEANKLIKSMVKEDEARIQKVTKRLHTLEEVNNNVKLLHEMLLHYSQEYSSEADKELMKELFDRCENKRRTLFKLASETEDNDNSLGDILQASDNLSRVISSYKTIIEGQIINGEVTTSTMPDSEGNDHCSNQGTLIDLAELDTPCSSSPVLAPAPAPATSGIPILPPPPQTSGPPRSRSSSQAEAPPGPESMSNALSLLDEELLCLGLTDPAPTASRESAGNSQWHLFQNEPSSDLDFFNPRPVSAACCPSDGSLLPPPVSTSTSVPKADPTAPECHSSALGDSSSHRLDALDQLLEEAKVTSGLVKPVSCFSPGATSTSPLLPTSTPARPLLPFSTGPGSPLFQSPAFQSQGSPLRGPELSLANVHVPLESIKPSSALPVTAYDKNGFRILFHFAKECPPGRPDVLVVVVSMLNTAPLPVKSIVLQAAVPKSMKVKLQPPSGTELSPFSPIQPPAAITQVMLLANPMKEKVRLRYKLSFALGEQLSIELGEVDQFPPVEQWGNL; this is encoded by the exons ATAAAGCTACCAATCCTTCTAACCGCCAGGAAGACTGGGAATATATCATTGGCTTCTGTGATCAGATCAACAAGGAGCTTGAAGG GCCCCAGATCGCTGTCCGACTCCTGGCTCACAAGATCCAGTCTCCACAGGAATGGGAGGCAGTGCAGGCCCTCACG GTGCTAGAGGCATGTATGAAGAACTGTGGGAGGAGATTTCATAACGAAGTGGGGAAGTTCCGATTTTTGAATGAATTAATCAAAGTCGTCTCTCCAAAG tacttgggagacagggtgTCTGAGAAGGTGAAGACCAAGGTCATCGAGCTGCTCTTTAGCTGGACGCTGGCCTTGCCGGAGGAAGCCAAGATCAGAGATGCCTACCATATGTTGAAGAGACAAG GCATAGTGCAGTCGGACCCCCCCATCCCCATGGACAGAACGCTcatcccctctcccccacctcgTCCCAGAAACCCTGTTTTTGATGATGAGGAGAAGTCCAAG CTTTTAGCCAAGCTGCTGAAAAGCAAGAACCCAGATGATCTGCAGGAAGCTAACAAACTCATCAAGTCCATGGTGAAGGAA GATGAGGCTCGGATCCAGAAGGTGACCAAGCGCCTGCACACGTTGGAGGAAGTTAACAACAATGTCAAGCTGCTCCATGAGATGCTGCTTCACTATAGCCAAGAGTACTCGTCGGAGGCTGACAAAGAGCTCATGAAG GAGCTGTTTGATCGTTGTGAGAACAAGAGACGGACGTTATTTAAATTAGCCAGTGAGACAGAAGACAATGACAACAGTTTGG GGGACATCCTGCAGGCCAGTGACAACCTCTCCAGGGTCATCAGCTCTTACAAAACCATTATTGAAGGGCAGATCATCAATGGTGAGGTGACCACCTCAACCATGCCTGACTCTGAAG GAAATGACCACTGCAGTAACCAAGGCACCCTCATCGACCTTGCTGAATTGGACACCCCCTGCAGCTCATCCCCAGTGTTGGCCCCAGCACCTGCCCCAGCCACTTCAGGCATCCCtatcctccctccacccccccagACCTCTGGGCCTCCACGAAGCCGGTCATCCAGCCAGGCTGAGGCTCCCCCAGGGCCTGAGAGCATGAGCAATGCCCTCTCCTTGCTGGATGAGGAGCTGCTCTGCTTGG GCCTTACTGACCCAGCCCCCACTGCTTCCAGAGAGTCAGCTGGAAATAGTCAGTGGCACCTGTTTCAG AACGAACCATCATCAGACCTGGACTTCTTCAACCCCAGGCCAGTGTCTGCAGCCTGCTGCCcctcagatggatctctgctccctcccccagtGTCTACCTCAA CCTCGGTTCCAAAGGCTGATCCCACAGCCCCAGAGTGCCACAGCTCAGCACTGGGTGACAGCAGCTCGCACCGCCTAGATGCCCTTGATCAGCTTCTGGAAGAGGCCAAAGT gACCTCAGGCTTGGTGAAACCTGTTTCTTGTTTCTCCCCTGGGGCCACCTCTACCTCCCCGCTGCTTCCCACCTCTACCCCAGCCAGGCCTCTCCTGCCCTTCTCCACGGGACCTGGAAGCCCTCTCTTCCAATCACCAGCCTTCCAGTCCCAAGGCAGTCCTCTGAGGGGCCCAGAGCTCTCCCTGGCCAATGTCCATGTGCCCTTGGAATCAATCAAGCCTA GCAGTGCCCTTCCGGTGACAGCCTATGATAAAAACGGCTTCCGCATCCTTTTCCACTTTGCTAAGGAGTGTCCCCCAGGACGGCCCGATgtgctggtggtggtagtgtCCATGCTGAATACAGCTCCCTTGCCAGTCAAGAGCATTGTGCTGCAGGCCGCAGTGCCCAAG TCAATGAAAGTGAAGTTGCAGCCACCCTCTGGAACAGAACTTTCTCCATTTAGTCCCATCCAGCCACCTGCAGCCATTACCCAGGTCATGCTACTGGCCAATCCAATGAAG GAGAAGGTGCGTCTTCGGTATAAGCTGAGCTTTGCTCTAGGGGAGCAGCTGAGCATAGAACTGGGTGAAGTGGAccagtttcctcctgtggagcagtGGGGGAACCTATGA
- the Gga3 gene encoding ADP-ribosylation factor-binding protein GGA3 isoform X2, with protein sequence MAEAEGESLESWLNKATNPSNRQEDWEYIIGFCDQINKELEGPQIAVRLLAHKIQSPQEWEAVQALTVLEACMKNCGRRFHNEVGKFRFLNELIKVVSPKYLGDRVSEKVKTKVIELLFSWTLALPEEAKIRDAYHMLKRQGIVQSDPPIPMDRTLIPSPPPRPRNPVFDDEEKSKLLAKLLKSKNPDDLQEANKLIKSMVKEDEARIQKVTKRLHTLEEVNNNVKLLHEMLLHYSQEYSSEADKELMKELFDRCENKRRTLFKLASETEDNDNSLGDILQASDNLSRVISSYKTIIEGQIINGEVTTSTMPDSEGNDHCSNQGTLIDLAELDTPCSSSPVLAPAPAPATSGIPILPPPPQTSGPPRSRSSSQAEAPPGPESMSNALSLLDEELLCLGLTDPAPTASRESAGNSQWHLFQNEPSSDLDFFNPRPVSAACCPSDGSLLPPPVSTSSTSQAPLPAPFPAPVVPASAPAPSTGSFMFSSGPAPASVPKADPTAPECHSSALGDSSSHRLDALDQLLEEAKVTSGLVKPVSCFSPGATSTSPLLPTSTPARPLLPFSTGPGSPLFQSPAFQSQGSPLRGPELSLANVHVPLESIKPSSALPVTAYDKNGFRILFHFAKECPPGRPDVLVVVVSMLNTAPLPVKSIVLQAAVPKSMKVKLQPPSGTELSPFSPIQPPAAITQVMLLANPMKVKGLSMGRHGCTRSIPPAESRE encoded by the exons ATAAAGCTACCAATCCTTCTAACCGCCAGGAAGACTGGGAATATATCATTGGCTTCTGTGATCAGATCAACAAGGAGCTTGAAGG GCCCCAGATCGCTGTCCGACTCCTGGCTCACAAGATCCAGTCTCCACAGGAATGGGAGGCAGTGCAGGCCCTCACG GTGCTAGAGGCATGTATGAAGAACTGTGGGAGGAGATTTCATAACGAAGTGGGGAAGTTCCGATTTTTGAATGAATTAATCAAAGTCGTCTCTCCAAAG tacttgggagacagggtgTCTGAGAAGGTGAAGACCAAGGTCATCGAGCTGCTCTTTAGCTGGACGCTGGCCTTGCCGGAGGAAGCCAAGATCAGAGATGCCTACCATATGTTGAAGAGACAAG GCATAGTGCAGTCGGACCCCCCCATCCCCATGGACAGAACGCTcatcccctctcccccacctcgTCCCAGAAACCCTGTTTTTGATGATGAGGAGAAGTCCAAG CTTTTAGCCAAGCTGCTGAAAAGCAAGAACCCAGATGATCTGCAGGAAGCTAACAAACTCATCAAGTCCATGGTGAAGGAA GATGAGGCTCGGATCCAGAAGGTGACCAAGCGCCTGCACACGTTGGAGGAAGTTAACAACAATGTCAAGCTGCTCCATGAGATGCTGCTTCACTATAGCCAAGAGTACTCGTCGGAGGCTGACAAAGAGCTCATGAAG GAGCTGTTTGATCGTTGTGAGAACAAGAGACGGACGTTATTTAAATTAGCCAGTGAGACAGAAGACAATGACAACAGTTTGG GGGACATCCTGCAGGCCAGTGACAACCTCTCCAGGGTCATCAGCTCTTACAAAACCATTATTGAAGGGCAGATCATCAATGGTGAGGTGACCACCTCAACCATGCCTGACTCTGAAG GAAATGACCACTGCAGTAACCAAGGCACCCTCATCGACCTTGCTGAATTGGACACCCCCTGCAGCTCATCCCCAGTGTTGGCCCCAGCACCTGCCCCAGCCACTTCAGGCATCCCtatcctccctccacccccccagACCTCTGGGCCTCCACGAAGCCGGTCATCCAGCCAGGCTGAGGCTCCCCCAGGGCCTGAGAGCATGAGCAATGCCCTCTCCTTGCTGGATGAGGAGCTGCTCTGCTTGG GCCTTACTGACCCAGCCCCCACTGCTTCCAGAGAGTCAGCTGGAAATAGTCAGTGGCACCTGTTTCAG AACGAACCATCATCAGACCTGGACTTCTTCAACCCCAGGCCAGTGTCTGCAGCCTGCTGCCcctcagatggatctctgctccctcccccagtGTCTACCTCAAGTACGTCCCAAGCTCCACTGCCTGCTCCCTTCCCAGCTCCTGTGGTCCCAGCCAGTGCACCAGCCCCCAGCACTGGTTCCTTCATGTTCTCTTCTGGACCTGCCCCAGCCTCGGTTCCAAAGGCTGATCCCACAGCCCCAGAGTGCCACAGCTCAGCACTGGGTGACAGCAGCTCGCACCGCCTAGATGCCCTTGATCAGCTTCTGGAAGAGGCCAAAGT gACCTCAGGCTTGGTGAAACCTGTTTCTTGTTTCTCCCCTGGGGCCACCTCTACCTCCCCGCTGCTTCCCACCTCTACCCCAGCCAGGCCTCTCCTGCCCTTCTCCACGGGACCTGGAAGCCCTCTCTTCCAATCACCAGCCTTCCAGTCCCAAGGCAGTCCTCTGAGGGGCCCAGAGCTCTCCCTGGCCAATGTCCATGTGCCCTTGGAATCAATCAAGCCTA GCAGTGCCCTTCCGGTGACAGCCTATGATAAAAACGGCTTCCGCATCCTTTTCCACTTTGCTAAGGAGTGTCCCCCAGGACGGCCCGATgtgctggtggtggtagtgtCCATGCTGAATACAGCTCCCTTGCCAGTCAAGAGCATTGTGCTGCAGGCCGCAGTGCCCAAG TCAATGAAAGTGAAGTTGCAGCCACCCTCTGGAACAGAACTTTCTCCATTTAGTCCCATCCAGCCACCTGCAGCCATTACCCAGGTCATGCTACTGGCCAATCCAATGAAG GTTAAGGGACTGAGTATGGGTAGACATGGGTGCACAAGGTCCATCCCACCAGCAGAGTCAAGAGAGTGA
- the Gga3 gene encoding ADP-ribosylation factor-binding protein GGA3 isoform X4, whose amino-acid sequence MAEAEGESLESWLNKATNPSNRQEDWEYIIGFCDQINKELEGPQIAVRLLAHKIQSPQEWEAVQALTVLEACMKNCGRRFHNEVGKFRFLNELIKVVSPKYLGDRVSEKVKTKVIELLFSWTLALPEEAKIRDAYHMLKRQGIVQSDPPIPMDRTLIPSPPPRPRNPVFDDEEKSKLLAKLLKSKNPDDLQEANKLIKSMVKEDEARIQKVTKRLHTLEEVNNNVKLLHEMLLHYSQEYSSEADKELMKELFDRCENKRRTLFKLASETEDNDNSLGDILQASDNLSRVISSYKTIIEGQIINGEVTTSTMPDSEGNDHCSNQGTLIDLAELDTPCSSSPVLAPAPAPATSGIPILPPPPQTSGPPRSRSSSQAEAPPGPESMSNALSLLDEELLCLGLTDPAPTASRESAGNSQWHLFQNEPSSDLDFFNPRPVSAACCPSDGSLLPPPVSTSSTSQAPLPAPFPAPVVPASAPAPSTGSFMFSSGPAPASVPKADPTAPECHSSALGDSSSHRLDALDQLLEEAKVTSGLVKPVSCFSPGATSTSPLLPTSTPARPLLPFSTGPGSPLFQSPAFQSQGSPLRGPELSLANVHVPLESIKPRVSPRTARCAGGGSVHAEYSSLASQEHCAAGRSAQVNESEVAATLWNRTFSI is encoded by the exons ATAAAGCTACCAATCCTTCTAACCGCCAGGAAGACTGGGAATATATCATTGGCTTCTGTGATCAGATCAACAAGGAGCTTGAAGG GCCCCAGATCGCTGTCCGACTCCTGGCTCACAAGATCCAGTCTCCACAGGAATGGGAGGCAGTGCAGGCCCTCACG GTGCTAGAGGCATGTATGAAGAACTGTGGGAGGAGATTTCATAACGAAGTGGGGAAGTTCCGATTTTTGAATGAATTAATCAAAGTCGTCTCTCCAAAG tacttgggagacagggtgTCTGAGAAGGTGAAGACCAAGGTCATCGAGCTGCTCTTTAGCTGGACGCTGGCCTTGCCGGAGGAAGCCAAGATCAGAGATGCCTACCATATGTTGAAGAGACAAG GCATAGTGCAGTCGGACCCCCCCATCCCCATGGACAGAACGCTcatcccctctcccccacctcgTCCCAGAAACCCTGTTTTTGATGATGAGGAGAAGTCCAAG CTTTTAGCCAAGCTGCTGAAAAGCAAGAACCCAGATGATCTGCAGGAAGCTAACAAACTCATCAAGTCCATGGTGAAGGAA GATGAGGCTCGGATCCAGAAGGTGACCAAGCGCCTGCACACGTTGGAGGAAGTTAACAACAATGTCAAGCTGCTCCATGAGATGCTGCTTCACTATAGCCAAGAGTACTCGTCGGAGGCTGACAAAGAGCTCATGAAG GAGCTGTTTGATCGTTGTGAGAACAAGAGACGGACGTTATTTAAATTAGCCAGTGAGACAGAAGACAATGACAACAGTTTGG GGGACATCCTGCAGGCCAGTGACAACCTCTCCAGGGTCATCAGCTCTTACAAAACCATTATTGAAGGGCAGATCATCAATGGTGAGGTGACCACCTCAACCATGCCTGACTCTGAAG GAAATGACCACTGCAGTAACCAAGGCACCCTCATCGACCTTGCTGAATTGGACACCCCCTGCAGCTCATCCCCAGTGTTGGCCCCAGCACCTGCCCCAGCCACTTCAGGCATCCCtatcctccctccacccccccagACCTCTGGGCCTCCACGAAGCCGGTCATCCAGCCAGGCTGAGGCTCCCCCAGGGCCTGAGAGCATGAGCAATGCCCTCTCCTTGCTGGATGAGGAGCTGCTCTGCTTGG GCCTTACTGACCCAGCCCCCACTGCTTCCAGAGAGTCAGCTGGAAATAGTCAGTGGCACCTGTTTCAG AACGAACCATCATCAGACCTGGACTTCTTCAACCCCAGGCCAGTGTCTGCAGCCTGCTGCCcctcagatggatctctgctccctcccccagtGTCTACCTCAAGTACGTCCCAAGCTCCACTGCCTGCTCCCTTCCCAGCTCCTGTGGTCCCAGCCAGTGCACCAGCCCCCAGCACTGGTTCCTTCATGTTCTCTTCTGGACCTGCCCCAGCCTCGGTTCCAAAGGCTGATCCCACAGCCCCAGAGTGCCACAGCTCAGCACTGGGTGACAGCAGCTCGCACCGCCTAGATGCCCTTGATCAGCTTCTGGAAGAGGCCAAAGT gACCTCAGGCTTGGTGAAACCTGTTTCTTGTTTCTCCCCTGGGGCCACCTCTACCTCCCCGCTGCTTCCCACCTCTACCCCAGCCAGGCCTCTCCTGCCCTTCTCCACGGGACCTGGAAGCCCTCTCTTCCAATCACCAGCCTTCCAGTCCCAAGGCAGTCCTCTGAGGGGCCCAGAGCTCTCCCTGGCCAATGTCCATGTGCCCTTGGAATCAATCAAGCCTA GAGTGTCCCCCAGGACGGCCCGATgtgctggtggtggtagtgtCCATGCTGAATACAGCTCCCTTGCCAGTCAAGAGCATTGTGCTGCAGGCCGCAGTGCCCAAG TCAATGAAAGTGAAGTTGCAGCCACCCTCTGGAACAGAACTTTCTCCATTTAG
- the Nup85 gene encoding nuclear pore complex protein Nup85, producing the protein MEELDCEPAVTWIPGVNSKKKQMCFDWGPGEMLLCETSFNKKDKSEKVPSCPFIYIIRKDVDVYSQILRKLFNESHGIFVGLQRIEEELTGKSRKAQLVRVSKNYRSVIRACMEEMHQVAIAAKDPASGRQFSSQVSILSAMELIWNLCEILFIEVAPAGPLLLHLLDWVRLHVCEVDSLSADVLGSENPSKHESFWNLVTVLVLQGRLDEARQMLSKEADANPASASMCRILGDLMRTMPILSPGNTQTLTELELKWQHWREECERHLQDSTFAASPHLESLCKIMLGDEATLLEHKELLSNWYHFLVTRLLYSNPTVKPIDLHFYAQSSLDMFLGGESSPEPLDNILMAAFEFDIHQVIKECSIALSNWWFVAHLTDLLDHCRLLQSHNLYFGSNMREFLLLEYASGLFAHHSLWQLGVDYFDHCPELGRVSLELHIERIPLNTEQKALKVLRVCEQRQMTEQVRSICKILAMKAVRNNRLGSALSWSIRAKDAAFATLVSDRFLRDYCERGCFSDLDLIDNLGPAMMLSDRLTFLGKYREFHRLYGEKRFGDAASLLLSLMTSQIAPRSFWMTLLTDALPLLEQKQVIFSAEQTYELMRCLEDLASGRPGCGEPDAQQLQDDDIETTKVEMLRLALARNLARAIIREGSLEGS; encoded by the exons ATGGAGGAGCTCGATTGCGAGCCCGCAGTAACT TGGATTCCAGGCGTGAATTCCAAGAAGAAGCAAATGTGTTTTGACTGGGGTCCTGGGGAGATGCTCCTGTGTGAAACTTCCTTCAACAAAAAAG ACAAATCAGAGAAAGTGCCGAGCTGCCCCTTTATCTATATCATACGGAAAGATGTAGATGTTTACTctcaaattttgagaaaactcTTTAATGAATCCCATGGAATCTTTGTTGGTCTGCAAAGAATTGAGGAGGAATTGACTGGAAAATCCAGGAAAGCTCA aTTGGTTCGAGTGAGTAAAAATTACCGATCGGTCATACGGGCCTGTATGGAAGAAATGCACCAGGTTGCAA TTGCTGCTAAAGATCCAGCCAGTGGCCGGCAGTTCAGCAGCCAG gtCTCCATTTTGTCAGCCATGGAGCTCATCTGGAACCTGTGTGAGATTCTTTTTATTGAAGTAGCCCCAG CTGGCcccctcctccttcatcttcttGACTGGGTCCGACTGCACGTGTGTGAGGTGGACAGTTTGTCGGCAGATGTTCTGGGCAGTGAGAACCCAAGTAAACATGAGAGCTTCTGGAACTTG GTGACTGTCTTGGTGCTTCAGGGCCGGTTGGATGAGGCACGACAAATGCTGTCCAAAGAAGCTGATGCCAACCCCGCTTCTGCAAGCATGTGCCGCATTCTTGGGGATCTGATGAGGACAATGCCCATTCTGAGT CCTGGCAACACTCAGACTCTGACAGAGCTGGAGCTGAAGTGGCAGCATTGGCGTGAGGAGTGTGAGCGGCACTTGCAAGACAGCACATTCGCAGCCAGTCCCCACCTGGAGTCTCTCTGCAAG ATCATGCTGGGAGACGAGGCCACCTTGTTGGAGCACAAGGAGCTTCTGAGCAACTGGTACCATTTCCTAGTGACTAGGCTGCTGTATTCTAACCCCACAGTGAAACCTATTGACCTGCACTTTTATGCTCAG TCCAGCCTGGACATGTTTCTGGGAGGTGAGAGCAGTCCAGAGCCACTGGACAACATCTTGATGGCGGCCTTTGAGTTTGACATCCACCAGGTGATCAAGGAGTGCAG CATTGCCTTGAGCAACTGGTGGTTCGTAGCTCACCTCACCGACCTTTTGGATCACTGCAGACTCCTCCAGTCACACAACCTCTA ttttggTTCTAACATGAGAGAATTCCTTCTGCTGGAATATGCCTCAGGGCTCTTTGCTCATCACAG CCTGTGGCAGCTGGGGGTGGATTACTTTGACCACTGCCCAGAGCTGGGCCGCGTTTCCCTGGAGCTGCACATAGAGCGGATTCCCCTCAACACAGAGCAGAAAGCCCTGAAGGTGCTGAGGGTCTGTGAGCAGCGGCAGATGACTGAACAAG TTCGAAGCATCTGCAAGATCTTGGCCATGAAGGCTGTCCGCAATAACCGCCTTGGCTCAGCCCTCTCTTGGAGCATCCGTGCCAAAGACGCTGCTTTTGCCACGCTCGTATCTGACAG ATTCCTCAGGGATTACTGTGAGAGAGGCTGCTTTTCTGACTTGGATCTCATTGACAACCTGGGGCCAGCCATGATGCTCAGTGATCGACTGACATTCCTGG GAAAGTACCGAGAGTTCCACAGACTGTACGGGGAGAAGCGCTTTGGTGACGCTGCTTCTCTTCTGCTGTCCCTCATGACCTCTCAGATCGCACCCCGTTCTTTCTGGATGACTCTGCTGACAGATGCCCTACCTCTTTTGGAACAGAAACAG GTGATTTTCTCAGCAGAGCAGACATATGAGCTGATGCGCTGCCTGGAAGACTTGGCCTCAGGGAGGCCAGGGTGTGGTGAGCCTGATGCCCAGCAACTCCAG GATGACGACATAGAGACCACCAAGGTGGAAATGCTGAGACTGGCTCTTGCTCGGAATCTTGCTCGGGCAATTATAAGAGAAGGCTCACTGGAAGGTTCCTGA